In Natronococcus sp. AD-5, the genomic window CGCTACCCGGCGGTGCGACCGTCCCGGTCTGGAGCATCCTTGTCACTGGTCTCGGGATCGGCATCGTCTCGGGATGTCTCGGCGTTGGTGGGGGATTCCTTCTGTTACCCGTCTTGATCTACGGGTTCGGGGTTCCCGCTGGGATCGCTGCCGGGACGAGCATCGTCCAGATCATGGTTTCGAGCGCGTATGGGACGTTCGTCTACGCCCTGTCGAACGCTGTCAACGTCCCTGTTGTCGCTGCGTTGCTCGGCGGAAGCGCACTCGGCGCGCGCATCGGCACGGGGGCGACGCAACTCGTTCACGAAGCTGACAGCAAGGGATACTTCGCGGCCGTGCTGCTTGCTGGGAGTATCGCCACTGCGAGTAAGCAGGTGAGCACCACATACGGTATCGAAGCGCTTGATACGGTGAGCGCGGTCCTCATCTTCGGGACTGCATGTCTAGTCAGCGGTGCAATCATCTTTGCCTCGGTCGAGACGCTCACGAAGAATCGGGAGCGTCGTTCGCCACTGACTCACTGACGATCGGTACACGCCATGTATTCGCCACTTTCAACAGTTGGATATACTATGGCCCACAGTTCGACGGGAGTTTGTGACTGACCACTCGAGGGTTTCGCTGGCGCGATGTCTCCGTCCACGTTTTTTATCGATCAGCGGTACGA contains:
- a CDS encoding sulfite exporter TauE/SafE family protein, whose product is MEILNLGIVTIGLLVGFGLVIGILFGFFGMGGSFLVTPALLVAGYPATVAVGSGLAFVFGTSVIGALRHRDHDQVCYKLAAVMILGMTVGIEVGKRIVFLLEELSSADFAISVGYVGLLGAVGVFVLWDVRTDDTHTRPIEIATEVGPLEFSPVLSLPGGATVPVWSILVTGLGIGIVSGCLGVGGGFLLLPVLIYGFGVPAGIAAGTSIVQIMVSSAYGTFVYALSNAVNVPVVAALLGGSALGARIGTGATQLVHEADSKGYFAAVLLAGSIATASKQVSTTYGIEALDTVSAVLIFGTACLVSGAIIFASVETLTKNRERRSPLTH